One Papaver somniferum cultivar HN1 chromosome 10, ASM357369v1, whole genome shotgun sequence genomic window carries:
- the LOC113316855 gene encoding uncharacterized protein LOC113316855, protein MAISSEFGHEEPPIVSRLDRLDNMLRHLEEMRGRGFCYTNSGSPARSSCTSTTPSNCSTPRAGGGGSGRLSFLATTTAKHNSSPSSSTSSSVDSTPCRSSLEKHCRPIDDVIMETQLKGNLIDRLVHVEDRLFKLCSQVEEEMREMTPTKSDGTKKKKTGFFHHHGKEEDEEGHHHEHKSALKQFVKSCVKGGKTKTKKRT, encoded by the exons ATGGCTATTAGTAGTGAATTTGGTCATGAAGAGCCTCCGATCGTATCTCGACTCGACAGGCTCGACAACATG CTGAGACACTTAGAGGAAATGAGAGGAAGGGGATTTTGTTATACTAATAGTGGTTCACCAGCAAGGAGTTCTTGTACGTCCACTACACCATCAAATTGTAGTACTCCTAGAGCAGGTGGTGGGGGATCAGGGAGGTTATCATTTCTAGCAACAACGACAGCAAAACATAACTCATCGCCATCATCATCAACTTCATCATCCGTTGATTCCACACCCTGCAGGAGTAGTCTTGAGAAACATTGTCGACCTATTGATGATGTTATAATGGAAACACAACTCAAAGGCAATCTTATTGACCGTCTTGTCCATGTCGAAGACCGTCTGTTTAAG TTGTGTTCGCAGGTAGAGGAAGAGATGAGAGAAATGACGCCTACAAAGAGTGATGGCACCAAAAAGAAGAAGACCGGGTTTTTTCATCATCATgggaaagaagaagatgaggaaggtCATCATCACGAGCATAAAAGTGCGTTGAAACAATTTGTAAAATCATGTGTTAAGGGTGGAAAAACGAAAACCAAAAAGCGGACTTAA